A region from the Flexibacter flexilis DSM 6793 genome encodes:
- a CDS encoding DNA polymerase III subunit gamma/tau, with protein sequence MEKFIVSARKYRPAQFDSVVGQSHITTTLKNAIANNHLAQAFLFCGPRGVGKTTCARILAKTINCTNLTPEHEACNECESCVSFNNNASFNTHELDAASNNSVDDIRNLVEQVRYAPQSGRYKVYIIDEVHMLSNAAFNAFLKTLEEPPSYAIFILATTEKHKIIPTILSRCQIFDFNRIHLNDIAGHLAGIAQKEHIIAEPEALRLIAQKADGGLRDALSLFDLISTFAAGRGITYAQTIENLHILDYDYYFKITDSFLQENLPQSLLIFDEILRKGFDGHNFIVGLSEHLRNLMVCKDAATVRLLEVSEDVQQRYLQQAQNASVSFLLTALNVVSGCDMQYKNSKNQRLLVELALMKICYLQRAIDLAQAPTETVSSEEKKKPNPQPVVSGGAVPTTPNIAPPPAHLKTATRIPTAAELATKAAQTQPAAAMPTAVTQPTATPQPATTPVVAAAIITNNDFSFEQLQTAWQAFAEILRNKQDYANLATVSNKEYKLQGQQIVLQVFNPYEQKQFADLKPQLLGFLREQLHNNLIDVLTEIKPPSQEQLVAHSPQDKFARLLEKYPLVQELRDRLNLDIQ encoded by the coding sequence ATGGAAAAATTTATAGTATCGGCTCGTAAGTACCGCCCCGCCCAATTCGATTCGGTGGTCGGGCAATCGCACATCACCACCACCCTCAAAAACGCCATCGCCAACAACCATTTGGCACAAGCATTTTTGTTCTGTGGGCCTCGTGGTGTCGGCAAAACCACCTGTGCGCGTATTTTGGCCAAAACCATCAATTGCACCAACCTGACACCCGAACACGAAGCCTGCAACGAGTGTGAATCCTGTGTTAGTTTCAATAACAATGCATCTTTCAATACGCACGAGTTAGATGCCGCCTCCAACAACTCCGTGGACGACATCCGAAATTTGGTGGAACAAGTGCGCTACGCGCCACAATCGGGGCGTTACAAAGTCTATATCATCGACGAAGTGCACATGCTTTCCAACGCGGCTTTTAACGCTTTTCTCAAAACCTTAGAAGAGCCGCCCAGCTACGCCATTTTCATTTTGGCAACCACCGAAAAACATAAAATCATCCCGACGATTTTGTCGCGTTGCCAGATTTTTGACTTTAACCGCATTCATCTCAACGACATTGCGGGACATTTGGCAGGCATTGCCCAAAAAGAACACATCATCGCAGAGCCTGAGGCCTTGCGCCTGATTGCCCAGAAAGCCGACGGCGGTTTGCGCGATGCCTTGTCGCTGTTCGACCTGATAAGCACGTTTGCCGCAGGACGTGGCATTACTTACGCCCAAACGATTGAGAATTTGCACATTCTCGACTACGACTATTATTTCAAAATTACGGATAGTTTTTTGCAAGAAAATCTCCCGCAAAGTCTTTTGATTTTTGATGAAATTTTACGGAAAGGCTTTGACGGTCATAACTTTATCGTGGGACTTTCCGAGCATTTGCGCAACCTGATGGTTTGTAAAGATGCGGCCACCGTCCGACTGCTGGAAGTGTCCGAAGACGTGCAACAACGCTATTTGCAACAAGCCCAAAATGCGTCGGTGTCGTTTTTGCTGACGGCCTTAAATGTGGTTTCGGGCTGCGATATGCAATACAAAAACAGCAAAAACCAACGGCTTTTGGTGGAGTTGGCACTCATGAAAATTTGCTATTTGCAACGAGCCATAGACCTTGCACAAGCTCCAACGGAAACGGTTTCTTCCGAAGAAAAAAAAAAGCCTAATCCCCAACCCGTCGTAAGTGGCGGAGCTGTGCCCACGACTCCCAACATAGCTCCACCACCTGCACACCTCAAAACCGCAACGCGTATCCCGACGGCAGCCGAGCTGGCCACCAAAGCAGCCCAAACGCAACCCGCTGCCGCAATGCCAACAGCCGTAACACAACCTACGGCTACGCCGCAACCCGCCACAACGCCAGTGGTTGCGGCGGCTATCATCACCAACAACGATTTTAGTTTTGAGCAATTACAAACCGCGTGGCAGGCTTTCGCGGAAATATTGCGCAACAAGCAAGACTACGCCAATTTGGCCACAGTCAGCAACAAAGAATACAAATTACAAGGACAACAAATTGTTTTACAAGTATTTAACCCTTATGAGCAAAAGCAATTTGCAGACCTCAAGCCACAGCTATTGGGCTTTTTGCGCGAGCAATTGCACAATAATTTGATTGATGTCCTGACGGAAATCAAACCACCTTCGCAGGAGCAGTTGGTGGCACATTCGCCGCAAGACAAGTTTGCGCGATTGTTAGAAAAATATCCGTTGGTACAAGAACTGCGCGACCGTTTGAATTTGGATATTCAATAA
- a CDS encoding homoserine kinase, which translates to MYWIKVFAPATIGNIGPGFDVLGMAVRGWGDTLYARATTQAGVFLSMGDNNYSLPTEPLKNTAGIAAAAVLEMLGERGGVELRLQKGIPAGSGLGSSAASACAAAFATNYLYGSKLSKDDLILAATKAEEVVSGSFFADNTSPCLLGGATLTRSCVPLDVTAIGHIDNLYVVLVKPELTVLTKDARDVLPKMIPMADFVANMANTALITVAFARNDYSLFARSLNDVVVEPVRAKLIKGFDAAKKAALEAGADGMTISGSGPAVFAITESLEKAEQIQKAIVGAFESAGVAANAIVTTVDKDGTRLLAE; encoded by the coding sequence ATGTATTGGATTAAAGTATTTGCGCCTGCAACCATCGGTAACATTGGGCCGGGTTTTGATGTTTTGGGAATGGCTGTTCGCGGTTGGGGCGACACACTTTATGCGCGTGCGACCACGCAAGCAGGTGTTTTTTTGAGCATGGGCGACAACAATTATTCGTTGCCTACTGAGCCTTTGAAAAATACGGCAGGCATTGCCGCCGCCGCCGTGTTGGAGATGCTTGGCGAGCGTGGAGGCGTGGAACTTCGCTTGCAAAAAGGCATTCCAGCGGGGTCGGGCTTGGGTTCGAGTGCGGCTTCGGCTTGTGCGGCGGCTTTTGCTACCAATTATTTGTACGGAAGCAAACTTTCCAAAGATGATTTGATTTTGGCGGCCACCAAAGCCGAAGAAGTGGTTTCGGGTAGCTTTTTTGCGGATAACACTTCGCCTTGCTTGTTGGGAGGGGCTACGCTTACGCGTTCGTGCGTGCCGCTGGACGTTACGGCCATCGGGCACATCGACAATTTGTACGTGGTGTTGGTAAAGCCAGAACTTACCGTCCTGACCAAAGACGCCCGCGACGTATTGCCCAAAATGATTCCAATGGCTGATTTTGTAGCCAATATGGCCAATACCGCTTTGATTACGGTGGCTTTCGCGCGCAACGATTATTCGCTGTTTGCGCGTAGCCTCAACGATGTGGTAGTAGAGCCTGTTCGCGCCAAACTTATCAAAGGTTTTGACGCTGCCAAAAAAGCTGCTTTGGAGGCTGGCGCAGACGGCATGACTATTTCGGGTTCGGGGCCTGCCGTGTTCGCGATTACCGAATCATTGGAGAAGGCCGAGCAGATTCAAAAAGCCATTGTGGGAGCGTTTGAGTCCGCAGGCGTAGCGGCCAATGCCATCGTAACCACCGTGGACAAAGACGGAACAAGATTATTGGCAGAATAA
- a CDS encoding YciI family protein, translating to MIRAANGDFLLFFQIISEQMFLISLTYKKDLQELDAHLPAHSAFLDKYYQAGKLIVSGRKVPRTGGIILAHQLTRTELEQILTEDPFYTNGLADYEITEFTPTKHAPEFKVFTD from the coding sequence GTGATTCGAGCCGCTAACGGTGATTTTCTATTGTTTTTTCAAATAATTTCGGAACAGATGTTTTTGATTTCGCTTACATACAAAAAGGATTTACAAGAGCTTGATGCGCATTTGCCAGCACATTCGGCATTCTTGGACAAATACTATCAGGCGGGCAAACTCATTGTTTCAGGTAGAAAAGTACCTCGCACAGGCGGCATTATCTTGGCGCATCAACTCACGCGTACAGAATTGGAGCAAATTCTGACGGAAGACCCATTCTATACGAATGGCTTGGCCGACTACGAAATAACGGAATTCACGCCCACCAAACACGCGCCAGAGTTTAAGGTTTTTACGGATTGA
- a CDS encoding YceI family protein: protein MATSKWSIDPFHSEIQFKVKHLMITNVTGSFSKYAASITADDEKLTNAKVTFTAEVDSISTGNDQRDGHLKSDDFFSAAKFPQVRFTSTSASVVGGKVEGLLTIRDVTRPVTLDVDFGGIVVDGYGQTKAGFSISGKINRKDFDLQWSAVTEAGGVVVSDEVRIVAEVQFVKEA from the coding sequence ATGGCAACTTCAAAATGGTCTATCGACCCATTCCACAGTGAAATCCAATTCAAAGTAAAACACTTGATGATTACCAACGTAACTGGTAGCTTCTCGAAATATGCGGCAAGCATCACGGCTGACGACGAGAAACTTACTAACGCGAAAGTTACTTTTACGGCAGAAGTTGATTCTATCAGCACTGGCAACGACCAACGCGACGGCCACTTGAAATCAGATGATTTCTTCTCGGCTGCTAAATTCCCTCAAGTACGTTTCACTTCTACAAGTGCCTCTGTAGTAGGTGGTAAAGTAGAAGGTTTGCTTACAATCCGCGACGTAACGCGCCCTGTAACGCTTGACGTTGATTTCGGTGGTATCGTAGTGGACGGTTACGGCCAAACTAAAGCTGGCTTCTCAATAAGCGGCAAAATCAATCGTAAAGATTTTGATTTGCAATGGAGCGCAGTAACTGAAGCGGGTGGCGTAGTAGTAAGTGACGAAGTACGCATCGTGGCTGAAGTTCAATTCGTGAAAGAAGCCTAA
- a CDS encoding pirin family protein, with protein MKKTVLHKANTRGIANLGWLKSFHSFSFSHYYEPTRMGFGALRVLNDDAVAAGMGFGKHPHDNMEIISIPLAGDLEHRDSMGNVAVIQNGDIQVMSAGTGIYHSEYNKNKDSEVKFLQIWVYPDKKNVTPRYDQITLSVADRENKFEQILSPNPDDAGVWIHQQAWFHLAKFEAGTKQTYNFKKNGNGLYVFVLSGSVLADDQALDTRDGFGVWDTDSVTFTATSDAEFLLMEVPMYE; from the coding sequence ATGAAAAAGACCGTGTTACATAAAGCCAACACTCGTGGTATCGCCAATTTGGGTTGGTTAAAAAGTTTTCACTCCTTTAGTTTTTCTCATTATTACGAACCAACAAGAATGGGTTTCGGGGCATTGAGAGTGCTAAACGATGATGCAGTAGCGGCAGGTATGGGGTTTGGTAAACACCCACACGACAACATGGAAATTATTAGTATTCCGTTGGCTGGTGACCTTGAGCACCGCGACAGTATGGGAAATGTAGCCGTGATTCAGAACGGAGACATTCAGGTAATGAGCGCAGGAACAGGCATTTATCACAGCGAATACAACAAGAACAAAGACAGCGAAGTGAAGTTTTTGCAAATCTGGGTTTATCCAGACAAAAAGAATGTTACGCCACGTTATGACCAAATAACGCTCAGCGTTGCAGACCGCGAAAACAAATTTGAGCAAATCTTATCGCCCAATCCCGACGACGCAGGCGTTTGGATTCATCAACAAGCGTGGTTTCACTTAGCCAAGTTTGAGGCTGGCACAAAACAGACGTACAATTTCAAAAAGAACGGTAACGGCCTGTATGTGTTTGTGTTGAGTGGTAGCGTTTTGGCCGACGACCAAGCCCTTGACACGCGCGACGGCTTCGGTGTTTGGGACACAGATTCTGTAACTTTTACGGCTACTTCCGACGCAGAATTTTTGTTAATGGAAGTACCAATGTACGAATAA
- a CDS encoding RNA polymerase sigma factor, with amino-acid sequence MLDDAIILEQFAQPDTRQQAFNVLIQKYQRRVYWHIRKMVIDHDDADDLTQETFIKVWRYLPDFKEQSKLFTWIYRIATNECLTFLKKKRQRFFLPIVDVEGELTAKLTDGGAQLSGDAIELKLQKAILRLPEKQRLVFNMKYYDELKYEEISEIVGTSVGALKASYHLAVKKIEEYMSKTD; translated from the coding sequence TTGTTAGACGACGCAATCATTTTGGAGCAATTTGCTCAGCCCGACACGCGGCAGCAAGCCTTTAATGTCCTGATACAAAAATATCAGCGGCGCGTCTATTGGCACATTCGCAAAATGGTGATTGACCACGACGATGCCGACGACCTCACGCAAGAAACTTTTATTAAAGTGTGGCGTTATCTGCCCGATTTTAAGGAACAATCCAAGTTGTTTACGTGGATTTACAGAATCGCAACCAACGAATGTCTTACTTTTTTGAAGAAAAAACGCCAGCGTTTCTTTTTGCCCATCGTGGACGTGGAAGGAGAGCTGACGGCCAAACTCACGGACGGCGGCGCACAATTGAGCGGCGATGCCATTGAGCTAAAACTTCAGAAAGCAATACTTCGGCTACCCGAAAAACAGCGGTTAGTTTTTAACATGAAATACTACGACGAGTTGAAATATGAAGAAATCTCGGAAATCGTAGGCACGTCCGTAGGGGCATTAAAAGCTTCTTATCACTTGGCCGTCAAGAAGATAGAAGAATACATGAGCAAAACAGATTGA
- a CDS encoding YfiR family protein: protein MKNLLIKISFVLLLGFVSMAAQAQEMNYKAQSLFLYNFVKYSKWPSPPLNNEFVITVVGETPLVAELQAMAKIKKTPEGYNIVIRKANTANDIGTTQLVYLADNKSKELKPLLEKTKGQPVLIVAEREGLTKKGAAINFVTLDNDILKFELSRKMLESHKLRMAGELVQLALLVD from the coding sequence ATGAAAAATCTTCTTATCAAAATATCTTTTGTACTGCTATTAGGCTTTGTGTCGATGGCTGCGCAAGCCCAAGAGATGAATTATAAAGCGCAATCGTTATTCTTATACAATTTCGTGAAGTATAGCAAATGGCCTTCCCCGCCCCTCAACAACGAGTTTGTGATTACGGTGGTAGGGGAGACTCCCCTCGTTGCGGAGCTACAAGCAATGGCCAAAATAAAAAAAACACCAGAAGGCTATAATATTGTGATTCGTAAGGCTAATACTGCCAACGATATTGGCACAACGCAGTTGGTGTATTTGGCCGACAACAAAAGCAAAGAACTAAAGCCGCTTTTGGAAAAAACCAAAGGCCAGCCTGTTTTGATTGTGGCCGAACGTGAGGGACTTACCAAAAAAGGCGCAGCTATTAATTTTGTAACGTTGGATAATGATATTTTAAAATTTGAACTAAGTCGGAAAATGCTCGAATCGCACAAACTCCGCATGGCGGGCGAATTGGTGCAACTAGCTTTGCTGGTGGACTAA
- a CDS encoding TonB-dependent receptor plug domain-containing protein: protein MKHNKSFLICLAALVSCWLSGQKALAQTAPTAQTDTLSKYYDMSIADLEKLRASGVSSELEKLINSIVGVASKKSLSARESPSIVSMITAEEIQKSGARDLMDVLRQVPGFDFGLQGNGIVGLGVRGNWAHEGKVLLMIDGQEMNEIFSASLTFGNHYPIENIQRIEIIRGPGSAVYGGFAEFAVINIITKKAELNGISAAVTGGQMQETLGRANVQVSAGKKIKNWELDASGFVGTANRSDNNDFFSFFPKGISGRGGDIDSLGKFVTLKDKSNIRDMNLNVGAKYKGLSFRTILDKYTLENPAYINKKGQGILDQSLNSIYSELKYEAKISNKLTLTPRVNIILQNPDVSIKNIPDSAMRDLPNSQYAMRLKSNLTGSYDFNRKLNVIFGGEYFEDQAYEEDKSTNDLIDSTKVEYKNLAFFAQGTYKTRLANIIVGARYDKNTRYGEAFVPRLGITKKIKRFNFKALYSQAFRAPSIQNVKLAYDGQYTLGTRPDGSVDSTAVIGEQVTLKPEKTSVFEIEVGYQLTRDMFLTANFYEITTRNAIVYYSTETTHQSVYSNFKKTGSRGVELEYKIRQKWGYLSANYAFYSTGGKDLIGVYSAREAIQNNGAISFGNTVTKNLSLGFPAHKVNLNVSYNITKKLTVNPSASFYSKRYGYDIGIKSDGSPYPRLRTFDPVLLANVFVRYENIANTGLTAGVGVYDLFNQQFKYVQPYYGLSTPMAGSSREFVVKLNYTLQSKK, encoded by the coding sequence ATGAAACACAATAAATCTTTTTTAATATGTTTGGCAGCTCTCGTAAGTTGCTGGTTGTCTGGACAAAAGGCCTTAGCTCAAACAGCGCCAACTGCCCAAACGGATACACTTTCTAAGTATTACGACATGTCTATTGCGGACTTGGAAAAGCTCCGTGCTTCGGGTGTTTCCTCGGAGCTAGAAAAGCTCATCAACTCCATTGTGGGTGTGGCTTCCAAAAAATCGCTGTCGGCGCGTGAGTCGCCAAGCATCGTGAGTATGATTACGGCAGAGGAAATCCAGAAGTCAGGCGCACGTGATTTGATGGACGTTTTGCGTCAAGTGCCAGGTTTTGATTTTGGTTTGCAAGGCAACGGCATCGTGGGGCTGGGTGTTCGTGGCAACTGGGCGCACGAAGGCAAAGTGCTTTTGATGATAGATGGCCAAGAAATGAACGAAATTTTTAGCGCGTCTTTGACTTTTGGCAATCATTATCCTATCGAAAATATTCAGCGCATTGAGATTATTCGTGGGCCGGGTTCTGCTGTTTATGGCGGCTTTGCGGAGTTTGCGGTTATCAATATTATCACCAAAAAAGCGGAGCTGAATGGTATTTCGGCGGCTGTTACGGGTGGGCAAATGCAAGAGACATTAGGCCGTGCCAATGTACAAGTTTCGGCAGGCAAGAAAATTAAAAACTGGGAACTTGATGCTTCTGGATTTGTGGGAACAGCTAATCGCAGCGATAACAATGACTTTTTCTCTTTTTTTCCGAAGGGTATTTCTGGAAGAGGCGGCGATATTGACTCTTTGGGCAAATTCGTAACACTCAAAGACAAATCCAATATTCGGGATATGAATTTGAATGTTGGGGCAAAATACAAAGGCCTGAGTTTTAGGACGATTTTGGATAAATATACATTAGAAAATCCTGCGTACATTAATAAAAAAGGACAAGGTATTCTTGACCAGTCGCTTAACTCTATTTATTCGGAGCTAAAATATGAAGCGAAGATTAGTAATAAATTGACACTTACACCGCGCGTGAACATTATTCTGCAAAACCCAGATGTAAGCATTAAAAACATACCAGACAGTGCAATGAGAGATTTGCCTAATTCACAATACGCAATGCGTTTGAAAAGTAATTTAACGGGTTCTTATGATTTTAATAGAAAGTTAAATGTCATTTTTGGTGGCGAATATTTTGAAGACCAAGCCTACGAAGAAGATAAAAGCACTAATGATTTGATAGATTCTACCAAAGTAGAATACAAAAATTTAGCATTTTTTGCACAAGGCACATACAAAACACGTTTGGCCAATATTATTGTAGGGGCACGCTATGATAAAAATACGCGCTATGGCGAAGCGTTTGTGCCTCGTTTAGGGATTACCAAGAAAATCAAACGATTCAATTTCAAGGCTTTGTATAGTCAGGCATTCCGTGCGCCAAGTATCCAAAACGTAAAATTGGCTTATGATGGACAATATACATTAGGGACACGACCTGACGGTTCGGTTGATTCTACAGCCGTAATTGGTGAGCAAGTGACCTTGAAGCCCGAAAAAACTTCTGTATTTGAAATTGAGGTAGGTTATCAGCTCACGCGCGATATGTTCCTGACGGCTAATTTCTATGAAATTACTACCCGAAATGCAATTGTGTATTATAGCACTGAAACTACGCACCAAAGCGTGTATAGCAACTTCAAAAAAACAGGTAGCCGAGGTGTCGAATTGGAATACAAAATCAGACAAAAGTGGGGCTATTTGAGTGCGAATTATGCCTTTTATTCTACAGGCGGCAAAGACTTGATAGGTGTGTATTCTGCACGCGAAGCAATTCAGAATAATGGTGCCATTAGTTTTGGCAATACTGTTACAAAAAATCTGTCATTAGGTTTCCCTGCGCATAAAGTTAATTTAAATGTTTCGTATAATATTACTAAAAAGCTGACAGTCAATCCATCAGCTTCATTTTATAGCAAACGTTATGGTTATGATATTGGCATAAAAAGCGATGGTAGCCCATATCCAAGACTTAGAACTTTTGACCCCGTTTTGTTGGCGAATGTGTTTGTACGCTACGAAAATATTGCCAACACTGGTCTTACGGCTGGCGTAGGCGTGTACGACTTATTTAATCAGCAATTTAAATATGTACAGCCTTATTATGGCCTGAGCACCCCGATGGCTGGTAGTTCGCGAGAATTTGTAGTAAAGCTTAATTACACACTACAAAGCAAAAAGTAG
- a CDS encoding serine hydrolase, with protein MKHLKYFCLVACMLCFRTAVAQPDSSQAHYTGLVDSLLRSNAPLFGKVLNNLPHYDVQIIYTRIFRDKDNKPRFEHHTFQLDTTQYFNPASTVKLPSIALTLEKLNHLQRKGVKISKNDIIGWGATPCQRAQKAFPARHTLAEYMKRMLLVSDNNGYNRLYDFLGQAYVNDRLEQLGYKNARIIQKFMPCTPAGNCQTPVFSFYSPKKKLLYKQAAAHNSRELYVPLANTLKGKGYYSGGRYVAEPYPFTYSNFLSLKNLHDILTALIFPYSVPKSRRFDLTTEDYQFIRKYMSRYPRESEFAEYKRRPYNDSYKKYLLYGQRMDTITDNLRIFNIVGLSYGYQIDCAYIADFENNTEFMISAIINVNENCVYNDGVYAYGLGFNFLKNLGQVIRQYEKATPKPNQPNLRMFQQL; from the coding sequence ATGAAACACCTTAAATATTTTTGCTTAGTGGCCTGTATGTTGTGTTTTCGAACTGCCGTAGCCCAACCAGACAGCAGTCAAGCGCACTACACAGGTTTAGTGGATAGCCTTTTGCGTAGCAACGCGCCACTTTTCGGTAAAGTGCTGAACAATTTGCCCCATTACGACGTGCAAATTATTTACACGCGCATTTTTAGGGACAAAGACAATAAACCGCGTTTTGAGCATCACACATTCCAACTCGACACGACGCAATATTTCAATCCTGCTAGTACCGTAAAGCTGCCGAGCATCGCCCTGACACTGGAGAAACTAAATCATTTGCAGAGGAAAGGCGTTAAAATCTCTAAAAATGATATAATTGGGTGGGGTGCAACGCCTTGCCAACGTGCGCAAAAAGCATTTCCCGCGCGTCATACGTTGGCCGAATACATGAAACGAATGTTGTTGGTAAGTGATAACAATGGTTACAATCGTCTGTATGATTTTCTGGGGCAAGCTTACGTAAACGATCGTTTGGAGCAGTTGGGTTATAAAAATGCGCGTATCATTCAGAAATTCATGCCGTGTACGCCCGCAGGCAACTGCCAAACGCCTGTTTTTAGTTTTTATTCACCCAAAAAGAAATTGCTGTATAAGCAAGCTGCCGCTCACAACAGCCGCGAGTTATATGTGCCGTTGGCCAATACGCTGAAAGGAAAAGGTTATTACAGCGGTGGCCGATATGTGGCAGAACCATATCCGTTTACTTATTCCAATTTCTTGTCTTTGAAGAATTTGCATGACATCCTGACGGCCTTAATATTTCCGTATTCCGTGCCCAAAAGTCGTCGTTTTGACCTGACAACAGAAGATTATCAGTTTATCCGCAAATACATGAGTCGTTACCCGCGCGAGTCGGAATTTGCCGAATACAAACGCCGCCCTTACAACGACAGTTACAAAAAATACCTGTTGTATGGGCAACGCATGGACACGATTACGGACAATTTGCGGATTTTCAATATCGTGGGGCTATCGTATGGCTATCAGATTGACTGTGCTTATATAGCTGATTTTGAGAATAATACCGAATTTATGATTTCGGCTATTATTAATGTAAACGAAAACTGCGTTTACAACGACGGGGTTTATGCTTATGGCTTGGGTTTTAATTTCCTGAAAAATTTGGGGCAAGTAATTCGCCAGTACGAAAAGGCAACGCCCAAACCGAATCAACCAAATTTACGGATGTTTCAACAACTCTAA
- a CDS encoding asparaginase — protein MKRLFYKKIHYKTVNINTSAPKPAEASILVIYTGGTLGMVFDEVGKHLVPFDFEQILDKIPELSRFGFSLTVISFNQLIDSANVSPAHWIALATLIEENYAKYNGFVIIHGTDTMAYSASALSFLLENLNKPVILTGAQLPIGAVRTDARENLITALEIAAARKDGRPLVTEVCIYFNNKLLRGNRAKKVESAQFGAFESANYPALAECGIRIDYNSLVIKPYQPFSTLKVYKKMDTRVAILKLFPGVGPEIVESIINLPNLKGVVIETYGSGNAPTESWFIESLKKAINKGIIVYNVSQCNGGTVMQGRYETSKSLMQIGVLSGGDITTEAAVTKLMFLLGNDDSYGDVKRNLTRAIRGEMTV, from the coding sequence ATGAAACGACTGTTTTACAAGAAAATTCACTACAAAACCGTAAACATCAATACTTCCGCGCCCAAACCTGCGGAAGCCTCTATTTTGGTGATTTACACGGGTGGCACATTGGGCATGGTGTTCGATGAAGTAGGCAAGCACTTAGTGCCTTTTGATTTTGAGCAAATTCTTGATAAAATTCCCGAATTGAGTCGTTTTGGATTTAGCCTCACGGTTATTTCATTCAATCAGCTCATCGACTCGGCGAATGTAAGCCCTGCGCACTGGATTGCCTTGGCTACACTTATTGAAGAAAATTATGCCAAATACAATGGTTTCGTGATTATTCACGGCACGGATACCATGGCGTATAGTGCTTCTGCTTTGAGCTTTTTGCTCGAAAATCTTAACAAACCCGTAATTTTGACGGGGGCGCAATTGCCAATTGGTGCCGTGCGTACCGATGCACGCGAAAACCTCATTACGGCACTCGAAATCGCTGCTGCTCGCAAAGACGGCAGGCCGCTGGTAACGGAAGTTTGTATTTATTTCAATAACAAACTGCTGCGCGGCAATCGTGCCAAAAAAGTAGAAAGTGCGCAATTCGGAGCATTTGAGTCGGCCAACTATCCAGCACTGGCCGAATGCGGTATCCGTATAGATTATAATAGTCTGGTAATCAAGCCTTACCAGCCATTTAGTACGCTTAAGGTGTACAAGAAAATGGATACGCGTGTGGCTATTCTCAAACTCTTCCCTGGTGTAGGCCCCGAAATTGTAGAAAGCATTATCAACTTGCCCAATCTGAAAGGCGTGGTAATCGAAACGTATGGTTCGGGTAATGCGCCAACGGAGTCGTGGTTTATCGAAAGCCTCAAAAAAGCCATTAACAAAGGCATTATTGTCTATAACGTGTCGCAATGCAATGGCGGAACGGTCATGCAAGGCCGCTACGAAACCAGCAAATCACTCATGCAAATTGGCGTGTTGAGCGGTGGCGACATCACCACAGAAGCCGCCGTAACCAAACTCATGTTCTTACTGGGCAACGATGACAGCTACGGTGACGTAAAACGCAACTTAACAAGAGCTATTAGAGGAGAAATGACTGTTTAA
- a CDS encoding RNA polymerase sigma factor, with protein MNKSGEFLSVVRQHKGIIYKIVNSYCADAEDRKDLAQEIIIQLWKSFEKYDTTFKYSTWIYRIALNVSISFLRKEVSRKKINNTINDNFFELSEQDISEQPESNLTILQVAIFQLKELDKALILLYLEEKSYKEISEILGISETNISTKISRIKQLLKQKITHLQNT; from the coding sequence ATGAACAAATCAGGTGAATTTCTTTCGGTAGTGCGGCAGCATAAAGGTATTATTTACAAAATAGTTAATTCGTATTGTGCCGATGCCGAAGACCGCAAAGATTTGGCGCAAGAAATTATTATTCAGCTCTGGAAATCGTTTGAAAAATACGATACAACTTTCAAATATTCTACATGGATATACCGCATCGCGCTCAATGTTTCTATTTCTTTTTTGAGAAAAGAAGTAAGTCGAAAAAAAATAAATAATACAATAAATGATAACTTTTTTGAGCTATCTGAACAAGATATTTCGGAGCAGCCAGAAAGTAATTTAACGATTTTACAAGTAGCGATTTTTCAACTAAAAGAATTAGACAAAGCCTTGATATTGCTTTATTTAGAAGAAAAAAGCTACAAAGAAATTTCGGAAATACTCGGCATTTCAGAAACTAATATTTCCACCAAAATCAGCAGAATAAAACAATTATTAAAACAAAAAATTACTCACCTTCAAAACACTTAA